A region from the Kribbella shirazensis genome encodes:
- the acnA gene encoding aconitate hydratase AcnA codes for MASVDSFGAKGALEVNGQSYEIFRLAGIEGADTLPYSLKVLLENLLRTEDGANITADHIRKLGSWDQNAAPDTEIQFTPARVIMQDFTGVPCVVDLATMREAVGELGGDPTKINPLAPAELVIDHSVIIDVFGRQDAFERNVELEYERNRERYQFLRWGQTAFDEFKVVPPGTGIVHQVNIEHLARTVMVRNGQAYPDTCVGTDSHTTMVNGLGVLGWGVGGIEAEAAMLGQPVSMLIPKVVGFKLTGSVPAGATATDVVLTITQMLRKHGVVGKFVEFYGDGVAAVPLANRATIGNMSPEFGSTCAIFPIDDVTLDYLRLTGRSDEDVALVEAYTKEQGLWHDPAVEPRYSEYLELDLSTVVPSIAGPKRPQDRVELSEAKEAFRGALTDYATEELDVDPSELGSFPASDAPNGHGNVNDEPHVPHGGPGRPSKKTTVSLDGQEIELDHGHVVIASITSCTNTSNPSVMLAAALLAKNAVDKGLASKPWVKTSLAPGSKVVTDYYEKAGVTPYLEKLGFHLVGYGCTTCIGNSGPLPEPVSAGVQEADLAVVSVLSGNRNFEGRINPDVKMNYLASPPLVIAYALAGTMDFDFETDALGKDQDGNDVFLRDIWPTAEEVEATIASSINKEMFTKDYADVFAGDERWKSLPTPEGKTFAWDAESTYVRKPPYFEGMAKDPAPVTDIAGARVLAKLGDSVTTDHISPAGSIKADSPAGKYLAEHGVDRKDFNSYGSRRGNHEVMIRGTFANIRLRNQIAPGTEGGFTRDFTKDDAPVTTIYDAAQAYAEQGTPLVILAGKEYGSGSSRDWAAKGTALLGAKAVITESFERIHRSNLIGMGVLPLQYPEGETAESLGLTGEETFDISGVTALNDGDVPRTVHVKATSPDGAVTEFDAVVRIDTPGEADYYRNGGILQYVLRSLIAG; via the coding sequence ATGGCGAGCGTCGACAGCTTCGGTGCCAAAGGTGCACTCGAGGTCAACGGGCAGTCGTACGAGATCTTCAGGTTGGCGGGCATCGAGGGTGCGGACACGCTGCCGTACTCGCTGAAGGTCCTGCTGGAGAACCTGCTGCGCACCGAGGACGGCGCGAACATCACCGCGGACCACATCCGCAAGCTCGGCAGCTGGGACCAGAACGCGGCTCCCGACACCGAGATCCAATTCACCCCGGCGCGGGTGATCATGCAGGACTTCACCGGCGTGCCGTGCGTGGTCGACCTGGCCACGATGCGCGAGGCGGTCGGTGAGCTGGGCGGCGACCCGACCAAGATCAACCCGCTGGCGCCGGCCGAGCTGGTCATCGACCACTCCGTCATCATCGACGTCTTCGGCCGCCAGGACGCGTTCGAGCGCAACGTCGAGCTGGAGTACGAGCGGAACCGCGAGCGCTACCAGTTCCTCCGCTGGGGCCAGACCGCGTTCGACGAGTTCAAGGTCGTCCCGCCGGGCACCGGCATCGTGCACCAGGTGAACATCGAGCACCTGGCCCGGACGGTGATGGTCCGCAACGGCCAGGCGTACCCCGACACCTGCGTCGGCACCGACAGCCACACCACGATGGTGAACGGTCTGGGCGTGCTCGGCTGGGGCGTCGGCGGTATCGAGGCCGAGGCCGCGATGCTCGGCCAGCCGGTGTCTATGCTGATCCCGAAGGTCGTCGGCTTCAAGCTGACCGGGTCGGTGCCGGCCGGCGCGACCGCGACCGACGTCGTGCTGACGATCACCCAGATGCTGCGCAAGCACGGTGTGGTCGGCAAGTTCGTCGAGTTCTACGGCGACGGCGTCGCGGCGGTCCCGCTGGCGAACCGCGCCACCATCGGCAACATGAGCCCGGAGTTCGGCTCCACCTGCGCGATCTTCCCGATCGACGACGTCACGCTCGACTACCTGCGGCTCACCGGCCGCTCGGACGAGGACGTCGCGCTGGTCGAGGCGTACACCAAGGAGCAGGGCCTCTGGCACGACCCGGCCGTCGAGCCGCGGTACTCCGAGTACCTCGAGCTGGACCTGTCCACCGTCGTGCCGTCCATCGCCGGCCCGAAGCGGCCGCAGGACCGCGTCGAGCTGAGCGAGGCGAAGGAAGCCTTCCGCGGCGCGCTGACGGACTACGCGACCGAGGAGCTGGACGTCGACCCGTCGGAGCTCGGCAGCTTCCCGGCCAGCGACGCGCCCAACGGTCACGGCAACGTGAACGACGAGCCGCACGTCCCGCACGGCGGTCCCGGCCGTCCGTCGAAGAAGACCACGGTCAGCCTGGACGGCCAGGAGATCGAGCTCGACCACGGCCACGTCGTGATCGCGTCGATCACCTCCTGCACCAACACCTCGAACCCGTCGGTCATGCTCGCCGCCGCGCTGCTCGCGAAGAACGCGGTCGACAAGGGCCTGGCGTCGAAGCCGTGGGTGAAGACGTCGCTCGCGCCGGGGTCGAAGGTCGTCACCGACTACTACGAGAAGGCCGGCGTCACGCCGTACCTGGAGAAGCTCGGCTTCCACCTGGTCGGGTACGGCTGCACCACCTGCATCGGCAACTCCGGCCCGCTGCCGGAGCCGGTCTCGGCCGGGGTCCAGGAGGCCGACCTGGCCGTCGTCTCGGTGCTGTCGGGCAACCGGAACTTCGAGGGCCGGATCAACCCGGACGTGAAGATGAACTACCTGGCCAGCCCGCCGCTGGTGATCGCGTACGCGCTCGCCGGGACGATGGACTTCGACTTCGAGACCGATGCCCTGGGCAAGGACCAGGACGGGAACGACGTGTTCCTGCGCGACATCTGGCCGACCGCCGAGGAGGTCGAGGCCACGATCGCGAGCTCGATCAACAAGGAGATGTTCACCAAGGACTACGCCGACGTGTTCGCCGGTGACGAGCGCTGGAAGTCGCTGCCGACGCCGGAGGGCAAGACGTTCGCGTGGGACGCCGAGTCGACGTACGTCCGGAAGCCTCCGTACTTCGAGGGTATGGCGAAGGACCCGGCTCCGGTCACCGACATCGCCGGTGCCCGCGTGCTGGCCAAGCTGGGCGACTCGGTCACCACCGACCACATCTCCCCGGCCGGCTCGATCAAGGCGGACAGCCCGGCGGGCAAGTACCTCGCCGAGCACGGTGTCGACCGCAAGGACTTCAACTCGTACGGCTCCCGCCGGGGCAACCACGAGGTGATGATCCGCGGCACGTTCGCCAACATCCGCCTGCGCAACCAGATCGCGCCGGGTACCGAGGGCGGCTTCACCCGCGACTTCACCAAGGACGACGCGCCGGTCACCACGATTTACGACGCCGCCCAGGCGTACGCCGAGCAGGGCACGCCGCTGGTGATCCTGGCCGGCAAGGAGTACGGCTCGGGCTCGTCGCGTGACTGGGCCGCCAAGGGTACGGCGCTGCTCGGTGCGAAGGCCGTCATCACCGAGTCCTTCGAGCGCATCCACCGGTCGAACCTGATCGGCATGGGCGTCCTCCCGCTGCAGTACCCGGAGGGTGAGACCGCGGAGTCGCTCGGCCTGACCGGCGAGGAGACCTTCGACATCTCCGGTGTCACGGCGCTGAACGACGGCGACGTCCCGCGCACGGTGCACGTCAAGGCCACGTCGCCCGACGGTGCGGTCACGGAGTTCGACGCGGTCGTCCGCATCGACACCCCGGGCGAGGCCGACTACTACCGCAACGGCGGCATCCTGCAGTACGTGCTGCGTTCGCTGATCGCGGGCTGA
- a CDS encoding LLM class F420-dependent oxidoreductase codes for MLLRIFTEPQQGATYDDLLAVARKTEENGFDAFFRSDHYLVMGPNDGLPGPTDSWITLAGLARETKRIKLGTLVSSATFRNPGVLAISVAQVDHMSGGRAELGLGAGWYEAEHKAYGLDFPDTPGRFDIFTEQLELITGLWNTPVGEKYEFQGEHYQISDSPALPKPVQQPHPPIIIGGAGKKRTPALAAQYAAEFNAGFRDVEGTETLFKRVQAACEARGRDPKTLALSTAHTVVVGKDDAEVKQRAEAIGRDLEDLKANAIAGTPAEVVDRLGQFAAAGSQRQYVQIMDLQDLDHLDLIAADVLPQVS; via the coding sequence ATGCTTCTCAGGATCTTCACCGAACCTCAGCAAGGCGCGACGTACGACGACCTGCTCGCCGTCGCGCGCAAGACGGAGGAGAACGGGTTCGACGCGTTCTTCCGTTCCGACCACTACCTCGTGATGGGTCCGAACGACGGGCTCCCGGGCCCGACGGACTCGTGGATCACGCTCGCCGGCCTGGCCCGCGAGACCAAGCGGATCAAGCTCGGCACGCTGGTCAGCTCCGCCACGTTCCGGAACCCGGGTGTGCTCGCGATCTCGGTCGCGCAGGTTGACCACATGAGCGGCGGCCGCGCCGAACTCGGACTCGGCGCCGGGTGGTACGAGGCCGAGCACAAGGCGTACGGCCTGGACTTCCCCGACACCCCCGGCCGCTTCGACATCTTCACCGAGCAGCTCGAGCTGATCACCGGACTGTGGAACACGCCGGTGGGGGAGAAGTACGAGTTCCAGGGCGAGCACTACCAGATCAGCGATTCGCCGGCGCTGCCGAAGCCGGTGCAGCAGCCGCATCCCCCGATCATCATCGGCGGCGCGGGCAAGAAGCGGACGCCGGCGCTCGCCGCGCAGTACGCGGCCGAGTTCAACGCCGGGTTCCGCGACGTCGAGGGGACCGAGACGCTGTTCAAGCGGGTCCAGGCGGCCTGCGAGGCCCGTGGCCGCGACCCGAAGACGCTCGCACTGTCCACGGCGCACACGGTCGTGGTCGGCAAGGACGACGCCGAGGTGAAGCAGCGGGCCGAGGCGATCGGCCGCGACCTCGAGGACCTCAAGGCGAACGCCATCGCGGGCACGCCGGCCGAGGTCGTCGACCGGCTGGGGCAGTTCGCCGCCGCCGGATCGCAGCGCCAGTACGTCCAGATCATGGATCTGCAGGACCTCGACCACCTCGACCTGATCGCGGCGGACGTTCTTCCACAGGTTTCCTGA